The DNA segment GTGCGGGCCATGCGCGAACGCTATCCCGATGTGCGCCTGCACATGGTCTCGGCGCTGTCCGGGCACCTGACCAGCCTGCTGAATGCCAGGCACCTGGATCTGGCCATCCTGTTCGATACCCACAATGCCCGCCGCTGGAGCGTGATGCCGCTGCTGGAAGAGCAGCTGTTCCTGATCCAGTCCCGCCAGCAGCCCGTGGCGCCCTATATCCCGCACGACACGCCCATCCCGCTGGCACAGCTGCAGCAGGTGCCGCTGATCCTGCCCTCGGGCAGCCACGGCCTGCGCAGCTCGGTGATGGCCTCGTTCAACCATGCCGGCTTCCAGTCGCAGATGGCTATGGAAATCGATTCGCTGCCGCTGCTGATGGAAGCCGTGGCCGAAGGCCTGGGCGCCACCGTCCAGCCCTGGTCGGCCGTGGGCATGTACCGCGATGCGGCCGAGCGCTTCCAGTGGTCGCAGATTGCGGACGAGTCCGTGCGCCGCAAAGCCGCGCTGTGCAGCCTGTCGGACGATGAACTCTCTCCCGCCGCGCTGGCCGCGCGCGTGGTGCTGATGGACTGCGCACGCCAACTGGTGCACTGCGGCAACTGGGTCGGCGCCACCCTGAGCACCTGAACCCCGGTCGCAACGCAGATTTTCTGCCCATGGCCGGGCACAAATCACTATGCTGGACAGCCTGGAGGGTTGCGGCTGCCATGGGGCGATGCACAGCACCCGCCCCCCGCTGGAGTCGTATCTGCAACCACCGCTGCCGCGACCCCGGGACCGATTGCCATGTCGCCAGCTTGCGGCGCTTACGCTGCAGCATGGAGGAGAAGCTGCCATGGGGCAGGCCCTCTGGCGGTGCATGGTGGTTTCCGGACCGTCAGCCCAAGCCAAGTCTCATCCATGACCCCTCTCGATACCCAACTGCTGCTGACCGCCCTGGTCAGCGTGTTGCTGCTGGTCGCGCTCATCGTCTCGCGCATCAAGATGCACCCCCTGCTGGCCCTGCTGGTGGTCTCCATCGGCGTGGGCTTCGCCACCGGCATGGCGCCCGCCCAGATCGTCAAGGAGCTCGGCAATGGCGCGGGCAAGACGCTGGGCTCCGTGGGCGTGGTGATTGCGCTGGGGGCCATGCTGGGCAAGATCCTGGCCGACGCGGGCATCACCGAGCAGATTGCCGCAGCCATACTGAAACACGCCTCGACCCGCATGGTCCCCTGGGCCATGACGCTGGTGGCCTTCATCGTCGGCATTCCCATGTTCTTTGAAGTCGGCCTGGTCGTGATGCTGCCGCTGATCTTCAGCGTGGCGCAGAAGCTGGAGGGCCAGGCCCGCTTCAAGGGCTCGGCCTATGTCTATGTGGGGGTTCCGGTGATCTCTGCCCTGGCCGCCATGCACGGCATGGTGCCGCCCCATCCCGGTCCGTTGACGGCGATTGCCACCCTCAAGACCACGGTCGGCCCCACCATGCTGTACGGCTTTCTGGCAGCCATCCCGGCCATGGTGCTGGGGGGCCCGCTCTACGGCGCCTTCATCGCGCCGCGCATGAGCACCAAGCCCGACCAGGGCCTGCTGGACCAGTTCACCATCGCCGCGCCAGCCACCGGCCACAGCCGGCCCAGCGTCGCCCTGGGGGTGCTGGCCGCGCTGCTGCCCGCCATTCTGATGCTGGTGCATGCCGTCGCGGAGATGCTGCTGCCCAAGGACTCCGCCGCCCTGCATGCGGCCAGCTTCCTGGGCAATCCGCTGATCGCCATGCTGCTGGGGGTGCTGTTTGCCATCGTGGCGCTGGTGCTGGTGCGCGGCGGGGACATGGAAAAGCTGCGTGATGCACTGGGCGCCAGCCTCAAGCCCATTGCCTCCATCATCATGATCATTGCCGGCGGCGGCGCTTTCCAGCAGATGCTCACCAGCGCCAAGGTGGGCGACGCCATCGTCCACCTGACCCAGCAGTTCGCCCTGCCGCCGCTGATCCTGGGCTGGCTGATCGCCATGCTGCTGTCGGTGTCCACCGGCTCGGCCACCGTGGGCATTGTGGGGGCGGCCGGCCTGCTGGCGCCGCTGGCCGGCGCCGACCCCAGCCTGAACCTGCCGCTGCTGGCGCTGTCCATCGGCTGCGGTTCGCTGTTCTTCAACTATGCCAACCACGCAGGCTTCTGGATGGTCAAGGAATCCTTTGGCATGACCATGGGCGAGGCCACCAAGACCATCTCGGTGGTGCAGTCCATCGTGGCCGTGGTGGGGCTGGTCATGGTCCTGGTCTTCAACGCTGTGGCCCCACTGGCCTGAGCCACCACCGCGGCCATCGCCCGGGCCGGCCATGGCGCCGGGCCTGGGTCACAGCCACATCACGAATCGTGATACCCCCATCCCTTCCCCCTGCTGCACGGGAAGGGTGGTACTTACTACAGTCGCGTTCAACACTTGGCGGCCTTGCATTTTCCCGGTGATCCGGGCGCCGGCCAGCACAAGACTTTCCCCACGTTGAACCGCCACAGGCCCAGGCCTGCGGCAGCCCATCATGAAAACTGAAGCCTTTGACACCGATGTGCTCATCATCGGTGGCGGCAATGCTGCGCTGTGCGCCGCCCTCATGGCCCGCGAAGCCGGCAGCCGTGTGCTGCTGCTGGAGTCCGCGCCCCGCGCCTGGCGTGGCGGCAACTCCAGCCACACCCGCAATCTGCGCTGCATGCACGACGCACCGCAGGATGTGCTGGTGGAAGCCTACCCCGAAGAAGAGTACTGGCAGGACCTGCTGAAAGTCACTGGCGGCATCACCAACGAGCACCTGGCGCGCATGGTGATCCGCGCGTCGAGCACCTGCCGCAGCTGGATGCGCAAGCATGGCGTGCACTTTCAGCCGCCGCTGTCGGGGGCACTGCATGTGGCCCGCACCAACGCCTTCTTCATGGGCGGCGGCAAGGCGCTGGTGAATGCGTATTTCCGCAGTGCCGAGAAGCTGGGCGTGGAGATCCGCTACGAATCGCCGGTCGACCGGCTCGACATCGAAAACGGCCAGTTCCAGGCCGCCTGGAGCAAGGGCCAGCGCATCACCGCCAAAAGCTGCGTGCTGGCCGCGGGCGGCTTCGAATCCAACCGCGAATGGCTGCGCGAAGCCTGGGGCCAGAACGAGCGTGGCGAATGGCCGGCGGACAACTTCATCATCCGCGGCACCGCCTTCAACAAGGGGGTGCTGCTCAAGCATATGCTGGAGGAGCACCAGGCCGACGGCCTGGGCGACCCGACCCAGGCACACATGGTGGCCATCGACGCACGCGCTCCGCTGTACGACGGTGGCATATGCACCCGCATCGACTGCGTGTCGCTGGGCGTGGTGGTCAACCGCGAGGCCCAGCGCTTCTACGACGAGGGCGAAGACTTCTGGCCCAAGCGCTATGCGATCTGGGGCCGCCTTGTGGCGCAGCAACCCGGCCAGATTGCCTACTCCATCATCGACAGCAAAGCCATCGGCCGCTTCATGCCGCCGGTTTTCCCCGGCATCAAGGCAGATACCCTGCCCGAGCTGGCGGAAAAACTGGGACTGGATGGGGAGCGCTTCATGCAGACCCTGAATGCCTACAACGGCAGCTGCAAGGTCGGCCAGTTCGACCACACCGCGCTGGACGACTGCCACACCGAACACCTGGCACCGGCCAAGACGCACTGGGCCCGCCCCATCGACACCGGTCCGTTCTACGGCTATGCGCTGCGCCCCGGCATCACCTTCACCTACCTGGGCCTCAAGGTGGACGATACCGCCGCCGTGCGCTTCGGCGACCAGCCCAGCCCCAATCTGTTTGTGGCCGGCGAAATGATGGCCGGCAATGTGCTGGGCAAGGGCTACACCGCCGGCGTGGGCATGTCGATCGGCACCGCCTTCGGCCGCATCGCCGGTCGCAATGCCGCACGGGCTGCCGCCGGCCAACCTGCCGTGCGCGGCGCTGTGAAAGACGAGGCCTGAGCCATGAGCATGCAATCCCTCCACGACCTGGGCCAGGAAGCCCGCCAGCTGGCGACCGGCAAGGTCATCCCCATCGTGCCCATGAGCGCCGCCGAAGACGAAGTGGCGCGCGTGATGCAGATCTGCAATGCCTGCCGCTACTGCGAAGGCTTCTGCGCCGTGTTTCCGGCCATGACGCGCCGCCTGGAATTCGCCAAGGCCGATGTGAACTTCCTGGCCAACCTGTGCCACAACTGCGGGGCCTGCCTGCACGCCTGCCAGTACGCGCCGCCGCATGAATTCGGCATCAACATCCCCAAGGCCATGGCCGAGGTGCGTGGCCAGACCTATGTGGACTACGCCTGGCCGCCCGCGCTGGGTCAGCTGTACAAACGCAACGGCCTGACACTGTCGCTGGCCCTGGTGGCGGCGCTGACGCTGTTCCTGGTGCTGGGCGCGACGCTGCAGGGCGGCGGTCTGGGCGCGCTGTGGGGTGCCGATCTGGGCCGCAACTTCTACCAGCTGTTCCCGCACAACCTGCTGGTGGGCATGTTCGCACCGGTGTTCCTGTTCGTGGTGTTCGCACTGTCCATGGGCGTGCGCCGCTTCTGGCGCGACATCAAGCCCGCCACCAGCGGTGCCGATGTGAGCGGCGCCGCCGCCTCGGAGGCCACCAGCGATGTGCTGCGCCTGAAATACCTGGACGGCGGCCATGGCGACGGCTGCCACAACGAGGACGACGCCTACACGCTGAAGCGCCGCCGCGCCCACCACCTGACGTTCTACGGCTTCCTGCTGTGCTTTGCCGCCACGGCCGTGGCCACGCTCTACCACTACCTGTTCGACCTGCCTGCGCCCTACGATTTTCCCAGCCTGCCCAAGCTGCTGGGCGCAGTCGGCGGCGTGATGCTGATGCTGGGCACGGCCGGGCTGTGGGTGCTGAACCGCCAACGCCATCCGCTGCATGGCGATGTGCAGCAAAAGCCCATGGACCTGGGCTTCATCGCACTGCTGTTCCTGGTGAGCAGCAGCGGCCTGGCGCTGTGGCTGGGCCGCGGCACGCCGGCCCTGGCGCTGCTGCTGTGCCTGCACCTGGGCGCGGTGATGGCCTTGTTTGCCACCCTGCCCTACGGCAAGTTTGCCCACGGCGTGTTCCGCACCGCAGCCCTGCTGCGCCACAACACGGAAAAGCGCCAACCCAACCCCATCGGCCTGGGGGCCGATTGAGCCGCACGGGGCCACAAGCCCCGTGCCGAGCCCAGCTTTCCCCCACCTCAAAAACGAAAACATTCCACTCAGGAGACCCCGTGAAACGTCGCACCCTCATCCAATCCTCTGCCCTGCTGGCCAGCGCCAGCCTGCTGTGCGGTCTGCCCGCCCAGGCCCAGGACTTTCCCCCCAAGAAGCCCGTGACCCTGGTGGTGGGCTTTGCCGCCGGTGGCGCGGCCGATGCCGCGGCCCGCCTGATCGCCAAGAAGCTGGGCGAGAACATCGGCCAGAGCGTGGTGGTGGAAAACAAGGGCGGTGCGGGCGGCAATATCGCCCACGGCCAGGTGGCCAACAGCGCTGCCGATGGCTCGGTGCTGCTGTTCGGCTCCGTGGGCCCGCTGACCATTGCGCCCCACCTGATGAAGCTGAACTACGACCCGTTCAAGGACCTGGCGCCAGTGTCGGGCGGCGTGAACTTCCCCAATGTGCTGGTGGCGCACAAGGGCCTGGGCGTGAAGAACCTGCAGGAGTTCGTGGCCAAGGCCAAAGCCAAGGCCGGCGGCATCGACTTTGCCTCCACCGGCGCGGGCTCGGCCTCGCACCTGGCGGGCGAGCTGTTCAACCAGCGCGCCGGCGTGGACATGGTGCACGTGCCCTACAAGGGCGGTGCCCCGGCACTGCAGGACCTGCTGGGCGAGCGCGTGGCCAGCTACTTTGCTGCCCCGCCCACGGCCCTGCCGCACGTGGAAAGCGGCAAGCTGATTCCGTTGGCCACCACCGGCCTGACCCGCCCGGCCTATATGCCCAACATCCCAACGGTGGCCGAAGCCGGTTTCCCCGGCTTTGAAGCCTTGAACTGGTACGCCTTTGTGGCCCCGGGCAAGACCCCCGCCCCCATCCTGGACCGCTGGAATGCCGAAATCGTCAAGGTGCTGAACGACGACGAGGTGAAGAAGGCCCTGCTGGCCCACGGCCTGACGCCCCAGCCCACCACGCGCCAGGGTCTGGCCGACTTCATGAAAAAGGAATACGCCCAGTGGGGCAAGGTGGTCAAGGAGCGCAAGCTGACCGCCAACTGAGCCGCATCCTGCCGGGCATGCACCGCGCCCGGCCGCCCCGTTTCCAACACGGGGAGCATCCGGCGGCCACCGCCGGATTCCTTCTTTGACAGGCCGCCGCGTGCGGCCTTTTTTTATGGCGTCAGCCCAAGGATCGGCCTGTGTCAGCGGCCTGCAGCAGGCACGGCTTGGCACAGGCCTTCACCTCGACGCCCCTCAGGAAGCCTGGCTTCAGGCGGCTGCCGCCAGCACCGAGGTGGGCTGCGGCTTGGTGAACAGGCTGGGGTCGGCATGGAACATGTCCAGACCGAAACGCTGGCCCGCCAGGTAGTCGCGCACGCTTTGCAGCACCATGGGGCTGCGGTGGCGCTCGGCACTGGCTTCCAGCTCTTCCAGCGTCATCCACAGGGTGCGCAGCACGCCGTGGTCCAGCGGACGGCCGGCGTGGAAAGCGCCCAGGTCTCCGGTGAAGGAAAAGCGCAGGTAGGTGATGTCGGAGCCGGTGCGGGTGCGCACAAAGCGGTTCATGTAGACGCCCACCAGGGCCGTGGGCGTGAAGCTGTGGGCCGTTTCCTCCAGCACCTCGCGCACGCAGGCCTGCGCCGGCGTTTCCGCCGGGTCCAGATGGCCGGCCGGCGTGTTCAGGCGCAGGCCGTCGGCCGTATCTTCTTCCACCAGCAAAAAACGGCCGTCACGTTCGATGACTGCGGCCACGGTGACATTGGGTTTCCATCGATTGGGCATGGCGGGCATTATCACCAGCGGGCTGTGACAGGCTTGTCGCAGCTTTCTGACAACTTGTGACAGGTGGTAGGAAGTGAGCGCCCGCCGCCCCGTGGCACCTTCAGATCTGGGGTGGGGCCCAGTGCTGTTCCATGTACAGGGCGTCATCGCCATAGCTGGCCAAATGGGCTTTCTGCACCGTATCCCTGGGCTGGCTGGGGACAAAACCGCGCCGCTGCCAGTAGCTGGCTGCCCCTTGCACGGCCACCAGGGCCGCGCGCTGCACCCCGCGCGCCCGGGCCTGGGACTGGGCTGCGGCCAGCAGCCGGGCGGCAATGCCCTGGCCGGCCAGGGCCGGGTCCACGGCCATATCGTGCAGGTAGAGCACACTGGCCTGAGGCTGGGCATCGAATTCGCCCTGCAGCGGCGTGATCTTGCCGGGGTGCGACCAGTACGCCGCCAGATAGGCCACCACCTGCCCCCCCAGCTCGGCCGCCCAGGAACACTGGTGCGGCGCCTGCAGGCGCCGGGTGAACACGGCAGCACCTTCGACATAGTCCGCGCCATAGCACAGCGCCTGGATGCGCAGCACCGCCGCTACGTCGGCCACAGACAGGCCGCGCACATGCAGGGAATCGGTCGGAGAAGAAGCCGCGGAAGCCATGTCCCTATTATCGGCAGACCGCTGCCGGCGTGCCGGTACGTGGCACAGAGCCCTTCACCGCGCCCTGGCGCGGGCGGCCGGCCCCCTGCTCAATCGCCCCACTGGATGCGCACTTCCTCGATCACGGGGCGCAGCGTCATGAACTGCGCCACCAGCGCCGGGTCGAAATGGCGGCCTGACTGTTCCTGCAGATAGGCCAGGGCATCGTCCACGCTCCAGGCCGCCTTGTAGGGGCGCACCGTGGTCAGCGCATCGAACACATCGGCCACCGCCACAATGCGCGCCTCCAGCGGAATCGCCAGGCCCGCCAGCCCCTGCGGGTAGCCGGAACCGTCCCATTTTTCGTGGTGGGTCAGGGCGATGGTGCGTGCCATCTGCAGCATGGGAAACGCATGCTCGCCAATGATTTCGGCGCCCACCTGCGGGTGGGTGCGCATGATGGCCCATTCCCGTTCGTCCAGCGCGCCGGGCTTGAGCAGCACCGCATCGGGAATGCCGATCTTGCCCACATCGTGCATGGGCGCCGCGTTGAACAGATCGTCCACCCAGTCCGGCCCGCAGCCCAGCGCCTGGGCCAGGGCCCTGGCATACAGGCTCATGCGGATCACATGCTTGCCGGTCTCGTTGTCCTTGTACTCGGCCGCACGGCCCAGGCGCTGCACGATCTGCAGCCGCGAGGCGTGCAGCTCTTCCGCTCGCACCAGGGACAGATGGGTGCGCACCCGGGCGCGCACCACGGGCGCACGCACCGGCTTGACAATGTAGTCCACCGCGCCCAGGGCAAAGCCACGCTCCTCGTCCGCACTGTCGGACAGGGCACTGACAAAGATCACCGGGATGGCCGCCGTGCGCGCATCGGCCTTGAGCTGCTCGCAGACGGTGTAGCCATCCATGCCCGGCATCATCACGTCCAGCAGGATCAGATCGGGCTTTTGCTGCGCCAGTTGCAGCGCCTTGGCGCCATCGGTGGCAAACAGCAGCCGGTACTCGTCCTGCAGCACCTGGCGCAGCACATGCAGATTGGTGGGTTCATCGTCCACCACCAGCAGGCGCTTGCGCTGGTCGGTGGGGGCCTGCGGGGCCGCAGGCCGGGGGGCTACGCGAGTGTCCATTGTTTCTTCAGGGCATGGGCGCATTCCAGCGCACGGTCAAAATCAAACGCGTCCACGGCTTCCTGCAGCGGCTGGATGTCGAGGGACGACGCATGCTGCTGCAGCGCATCCAGCGCATCCGAGGCCAGCTCGCCGCCTTGCAGCGCGGCAATGGTTTCATCCAGCCAGTACTGCAGCTGCGCGGCCGGCACGTCGGCAGCGGCTTGCACCGGGGCCGCGGGTGCGGCCGCGGTGTCCTGCTGCGCCAGCAGGCCGTCCAGGTGCGCCAGCGCCGGTGGCAGATCGCGCAGCTGACGGTCTGCCAGGGCCACATCGCGGCTGCGGGCCGCGCCTTCCAGCGTGGCGGCCATGGTGTAGAGCGTGTTCAGCGCCAGATTGCCCGCAGCGCCACGCATGCGGTGGGCGGCGGCGGCCAGCTCGACCCAGTCTTCGGCATCGCGCAGCGACTGCAGGCGCAGCGCCTGGCCCGGCTGGTCCTTGGCAAAACGGCGCAGGGCACGCAGCAGGCTGTCCATGCTGCCCCAGCGCTGCAAGCCGGCTGGCCAGTCGATCACATGGGTGTTGGCCATGGCTTCTCGCTGCTGGCTGCTGGTGGCAGGGACGGCCGCCTTCAGCTGGGCATCGAGCTTCAGCACCCGGGTCATTTCGGCATACAGCTTGGGCAGCTCCAGCGGCTTGGCGGCAAAGCCGTCCATGCCGGCCGCAGCGGCGGCGCGGCGGTCTTCTTCCAGCACGCTGGCCGACAGCGCCACGATGGGCACCGGAGTGCGCTGCTGCGCCACCTCCCAGGCACGGATGGCGCGCGCGGCCTCCAGCCCGTCCATGCCCGGCATCTGCAGGTCCATCAGCACCAGGTCGTAAGCGTTCTGCTGGAACAGCGCCACGGCTTCGCGGCCATCACCGGCCAGGGTCACCCGGTGGTGGGACTTGCGCAGGTGTATGTCCAGCAGCTCCAGGTTTTCCGGCACATCATCGGCCGCCAGCACCCGCAGCGAAGGCAGTTCGCCATAGCTGCGTGCACTTTGCACATCCACATGCTGGCCCGGCGGCAACGGAAGGATCACACGGAAGCTGCTGCCCTGGCCCAGGGTGCTTTCGACTTCGATGCGGCCGCCCATCAGTTCTGCCAGCTGGCGCGAGATGGTGGTGCCCAGCCCGGTGCCGCCGTACTGGCGGGTGGTCGAGGCATCCGCCTGGGCGAAAGGGTCAAAGATGCGGCGGATCTGCTCCGGCGCAATACCGATGCCGGTGTCCTGCACCGCCATGCACAACCGGCCGTCCAGATAGTCCACCAGCACGGTCACGCCGCCGCTCTCCGTGAACTTGATGGCATTGCCCACCAGGTTCACCAGGATCTGCTGCACACGCAGCGCGTCGCCCACCAGATAGTGCGGTACCTCGCGGTCGAAATCGAGCCGCAGGAACAGCTTCTTCCTGTCGGCATTGATGCGCAGCGACGCCAGGATCTGCTCGCACAGTTCGCGCGGGCTGAAAGACGCCTGCTCCAGCAGCACCGCCCCCTTGTCCAGCTTGGCTGTGTCCAGAATGTCGTTGAGCAGCCGCAGCATGGAGCGCGCCGAGTAGTGCACCGTGCTCAGATAGCGCGACTGCTGGGGTTGCAGCGGCGTGTCCAGCAGCGCCTCGGTAAAGCCGATGATGGCATTCATGGGCGTGCGGATCTCATGGCTCATATTGGCCAGGAATGTGCTGCGCGCCGCGGCCGCGGCTTCGGCATGCTCCTTGGCCAAGAGCAGTTCCTGCTCCATCTTGCGCCGCCCCGTCAGGTCGGTGATCAGCTGCACGATCTTGGACGGCTGCCCCCCTGCATCGAGGATGGGGTTGTAGCTGCTCTGCACCCACAGCAGGCGCCCGCCCTGGCCCACATGCTGGTACTCGCCGGCATCCGGCTTGCCGCTGCGCAGCTGGCCCCACAGCTGCATGTAGCTGGCGTCGGCCACATGCTCAGGCGGGCACAGCAGGCGGTGGAACTTGCCCACCACCTCCTCGGCGCTGTAGCCAAACAGCTGGCAGAAGTTGTCGTTGACGGCCGTGATGCGGCCCGCCAGGTCATACTCCACCACGGCCAACGCGCTGTTGATGGCATTCATCGTGCCTTCGAACTCGGCATTGCGGGTCTTGAGCGCGGTGTTGTCCATCAGCACGCCGTCGACATACTGCAGCACGCCATCGGCGCCATAGATGCCACGCGCGCTCTCGGTCACCCAGCGCACGCCGCCATCGCGGTGCAGGATGCGGTACTCCACCGTGTAGGGCTCACTGCGCGCCAGCGCATCGTTCACCTGGTGCCAGAACGCCTGGGCATCGTCAGGGTGCACGATGTCGGTGAAACGGATGCGCTGGTCCAGGAAGTCTTCGGCCGGCCAGCCCGACAGGGACTCCACCGCACCGCCCAGAAACAGCGGTGAGCCGGCCTCGCCCAGCTGGCGGCGGAAGGTCACCCCCGGCAGATTGCTGATCAGCGTGCGGTGCTGCTTTTCGCTGCGGCGCACGGCTTCCTCCATCTGCTTGCGGCTGCGGATATCGGTCAGAAAACCCACGAACAGCGGCATGCCAGGCAGCGGGACGCGCCCCAGGGCCAGGCGCACGTCGACCAGAGAGCCGTCCTTGTGCAGGGCCGTCACCTCGCGGCCCACGCCAATGATGCTGGAGTGGCCGGTATCGATGTGGCGGCGCAGGTAGTTGTCGTGCTCGCGCTGCATGGGCTGGGGCATCAGCATGCTGACGTTCTTGCCGATCACCTCCTGCGCCGTCCAGCCCAGCAGGCGCTCTGCCGCCCCGTTGAAGGAGCTGATCAGGCCATTGCCTTCGATCATGATGATGGCGTCTACCGCCGTATCCACCACGGCGCGCAGGCGGGATTCGCTGCGTTTGATGTCATGGAAGAACTGGCGGTAGCGCAGGCCCACATTCAGCGCGATGACCAGCAGGCTGAGCAGCAGCACAAAGCCGCTCAGTCCGGCCACCAGGCCCAGATGGGTGCCGGAGTCGGCCGTGGCCTGCGCCGGCAGCGGATCGGTGTAGCGAATGGCCCCCATGGCCGTGTAGTGCATGCCGGCAATGGCACAGCCCATGATGGAGCCGCCCAGCAGCGTGGGCCACAGACGCCGGCCGCTGTATGCCAGGCGAAAGCGCACGGCCAGCGCGGCTGCAGCCAGCAGCACGCTCACCGCCACCGCCAGGAACACACCCAGGGGCGCGTAGCGCATGATGTCGCGCAGGCTGGACGCGGCCATGCCGATGAAATGCATGCTGCCGATGGCCACGCCCAT comes from the Comamonas terrigena NBRC 13299 genome and includes:
- a CDS encoding PAS domain S-box protein, giving the protein MILDLFFMHGEGFSPPLWTWMDPLLVAVSVAIAVLSSMMALQMAVMARRSQHRWARTTALSTGALAMGGGIWSMHFVGMLAYLPCAQNDFDPWITLLSTLPALLASWLALRVMMREAISVRRLWLSAVLMGVAIGSMHFIGMAASSLRDIMRYAPLGVFLAVAVSVLLAAAALAVRFRLAYSGRRLWPTLLGGSIMGCAIAGMHYTAMGAIRYTDPLPAQATADSGTHLGLVAGLSGFVLLLSLLVIALNVGLRYRQFFHDIKRSESRLRAVVDTAVDAIIMIEGNGLISSFNGAAERLLGWTAQEVIGKNVSMLMPQPMQREHDNYLRRHIDTGHSSIIGVGREVTALHKDGSLVDVRLALGRVPLPGMPLFVGFLTDIRSRKQMEEAVRRSEKQHRTLISNLPGVTFRRQLGEAGSPLFLGGAVESLSGWPAEDFLDQRIRFTDIVHPDDAQAFWHQVNDALARSEPYTVEYRILHRDGGVRWVTESARGIYGADGVLQYVDGVLMDNTALKTRNAEFEGTMNAINSALAVVEYDLAGRITAVNDNFCQLFGYSAEEVVGKFHRLLCPPEHVADASYMQLWGQLRSGKPDAGEYQHVGQGGRLLWVQSSYNPILDAGGQPSKIVQLITDLTGRRKMEQELLLAKEHAEAAAAARSTFLANMSHEIRTPMNAIIGFTEALLDTPLQPQQSRYLSTVHYSARSMLRLLNDILDTAKLDKGAVLLEQASFSPRELCEQILASLRINADRKKLFLRLDFDREVPHYLVGDALRVQQILVNLVGNAIKFTESGGVTVLVDYLDGRLCMAVQDTGIGIAPEQIRRIFDPFAQADASTTRQYGGTGLGTTISRQLAELMGGRIEVESTLGQGSSFRVILPLPPGQHVDVQSARSYGELPSLRVLAADDVPENLELLDIHLRKSHHRVTLAGDGREAVALFQQNAYDLVLMDLQMPGMDGLEAARAIRAWEVAQQRTPVPIVALSASVLEEDRRAAAAAGMDGFAAKPLELPKLYAEMTRVLKLDAQLKAAVPATSSQQREAMANTHVIDWPAGLQRWGSMDSLLRALRRFAKDQPGQALRLQSLRDAEDWVELAAAAHRMRGAAGNLALNTLYTMAATLEGAARSRDVALADRQLRDLPPALAHLDGLLAQQDTAAAPAAPVQAAADVPAAQLQYWLDETIAALQGGELASDALDALQQHASSLDIQPLQEAVDAFDFDRALECAHALKKQWTLA